A section of the Suncus etruscus isolate mSunEtr1 chromosome X, mSunEtr1.pri.cur, whole genome shotgun sequence genome encodes:
- the LOC125998969 gene encoding casein kinase II subunit alpha-like has protein sequence MSKSPTSTPLPSKARIYTDVNSYKPTRYWDFESHVDEWGNLDAYKLGRILGEGNYSEVYEGIKKKTKQRVAIKILDRISDSKIKREIQILENLRGGPNIVRLLDTVKSFESGTTALVFEFLYSNHYKKLYENLTDYDIRFYINEILKALDFTHSMGIMHRDLKPENILIDHRQRTLRIIDWGLADFYHPGLEYSVRVASLHYKAPELLVEYEMYDYSLDMWSLGCILASMVFQKEPFFFGHDDINQMVRIINVLGTDDFYKYIKKYQISLDPRLKVHLVAQPRQKWDWFVNIDNKHLVNPEAYDIIENLLQYDHQLRLTAQEAMHHPYFLPLIKGQALPETYGKPKVSRGTKRIISMPGTSSMPSTSYAGYHNDSTKTHASKISKKTVENSTESKKS, from the coding sequence ATGTCTAAATCACCAACATCAACACCTTTACCTAGTAAAGCTAGAATTTATACAGATGTTAACAGCTACAAACCAACAAGATACTGGGATTTTGAGTCTCATGTGGACGAGTGGGGAAATCTTGATGCCTACAAGCTGGGACGTATATTGGGTGAGGGGAACTATAGCGAGGTGTATGAAGgtatcaaaaagaaaacaaaacaaagggttGCCATAAAAATACTTGATAGAATCTCAGATTCAAAAATCAAGCGTGAAATCCAAATTCTAGAGAATTTACGAGGAGGGCCCAATATTGTAAGGCTGCTAGACACTGTAAAAAGCTTTGAGTCAGGAACAACTGCGTTGGTCTTTGAGTTCCTATACAGCAACCATTATAAGAAGTTATACGAGAATTTAACAGACTATGATATACGGTTTTACATCAATGAGATATTGAAAGCTTTGGATTTTACTCATAGTATGGGGATTATGCACCGAGATCTCAAACCTGAAAACATCCTCATTGACCACAGACAAAGAACCTTACGGATCATTGACTGGGGCTTGGCAGACTTTTATCATCCTGGTCTGGAGTATAGTGTTCGGGTTGCTTCACTACACTACAAAGCTCCTGAGTTATTGGTTGAATATGAGATGTATGATTATAGCTTAGATATGTGGAGCCTGGGGTGCATCCTGGCAAGCATGGTTTTTCAAAAAGAACCATTTTTCTTTGGTCATGATGATATTAATCAGATGGTAAGGATAATCAATGTTCTGGGAACAGACGATTTTTATAAGTACATTAAAAAGTACCAGATCAGCTTAGATCCTCGTCTCAAAGTACACTTAGTAGCACAACCCCGCCAGAAATGGGACTGGTTTGTGAACATTGATAACAAACACCTTGTCAACCCAGAAGCCTATGATATCATAGAAAATCTGCTACAATACGATCATCAGTTACGACTTACTGCTCAAGAGGCCATGCATCACCCCTATTTCTTACCTCTCATCAAGGGTCAGGCATTACCCGAAACCTATGGCAAACCAAAAGTCAGTAGGGGTACCAAGAGGATCATCAGTATGCCAGGGACATCTTCAATGCCATCAACTTCATACGCTGGATACCACAATGACTCAACAAAGACTCATGCTTCCAAAATTTCTAAGAAAACTGTTGAAAATTCAACTGAGTCTAAGAAGTCATAA